The following coding sequences lie in one Microvirga sp. 17 mud 1-3 genomic window:
- the aceA gene encoding isocitrate lyase, with protein sequence MNAPQNPASFDELLAAAPAGRFDGIRRPYGLADVLRLRGSVPIAHTLAERGAQRLWRLLQERPYVHSLGAMTGNQAMQMARAGLEAIYLSGWQVAADSNVAGAMYPDQSLYPANSGPELCRRINRTLQRADQIEHAEGGAQRDWFLPIVADAEAGFGGPLNTFEIMKAYIEAGAAGVHFEDQLASEKKCGHLGGKVLIPTSAHERNLVAARLAADVMGTSTLIMARTDAESARLITSDVDERDRPFIEPDSRTPEGFYRLKEGTGLDHCIARGLAYADYADLLWWETSHPDLDDARTFAEAVHKRYPGKLLAYNCSPSFNWKKKLDDATIAKFQRELGAMGYRFQFVTLAGFHQLNYGMFDLASGYRERGMGAYSELQVREFAAEADGYTATRHQREVGTGYFDQVSLAITGGKSSTTAMGDSTETAQFQRSTKLQAAE encoded by the coding sequence ATGAACGCACCTCAGAACCCGGCCTCGTTCGATGAGCTCTTAGCCGCCGCTCCCGCGGGGCGCTTCGACGGCATCCGCCGTCCCTACGGGCTCGCGGACGTGCTGCGGCTGCGCGGTTCCGTGCCGATTGCCCATACCCTCGCGGAGCGCGGCGCCCAGCGCCTGTGGCGGCTTCTTCAGGAGCGTCCCTACGTGCATTCCCTCGGCGCCATGACGGGCAACCAGGCCATGCAGATGGCCCGCGCCGGGCTCGAGGCGATCTACCTTTCCGGCTGGCAGGTGGCGGCGGACTCGAACGTGGCCGGCGCCATGTATCCGGATCAGTCGCTCTACCCGGCCAATTCCGGCCCCGAGCTGTGCCGGCGCATCAACCGCACCCTGCAGCGCGCCGACCAGATCGAGCATGCGGAGGGCGGCGCGCAGCGGGACTGGTTCCTGCCCATCGTGGCCGACGCGGAGGCGGGCTTCGGCGGTCCCCTCAACACCTTCGAGATCATGAAGGCCTATATCGAAGCGGGCGCGGCGGGCGTCCATTTCGAGGACCAGCTCGCCTCGGAGAAGAAGTGCGGCCATCTCGGCGGCAAGGTGCTGATCCCAACCTCCGCCCATGAGCGCAACCTCGTGGCCGCGCGGCTCGCCGCCGACGTCATGGGAACGTCCACGCTCATCATGGCGCGGACGGACGCGGAATCCGCCCGCCTCATTACGTCCGACGTGGATGAGCGCGACCGGCCCTTCATCGAGCCTGATAGCCGCACGCCCGAAGGCTTCTACCGCCTGAAGGAGGGCACGGGCCTCGACCATTGCATCGCCCGCGGCCTGGCCTATGCGGACTATGCCGATCTCCTGTGGTGGGAGACCTCGCACCCGGATCTCGACGATGCGCGAACCTTCGCCGAGGCCGTCCACAAGCGCTATCCGGGCAAGCTCCTCGCCTATAACTGCTCGCCCTCCTTCAACTGGAAGAAGAAGCTCGACGACGCCACCATCGCCAAGTTCCAGCGCGAGCTCGGCGCCATGGGCTACCGCTTCCAGTTCGTGACGCTCGCGGGCTTCCACCAGCTCAATTACGGCATGTTCGACCTGGCGAGCGGCTATCGCGAGCGCGGCATGGGCGCCTATTCCGAGCTTCAGGTCCGGGAGTTCGCCGCGGAGGCCGACGGCTACACGGCGACGCGCCACCAGCGGGAGGTCGGCACCGGCTATTTCGACCAGGTCTCGCTCGCCATCACGGGCGGCAAGTCCTCGACGACCGCCATGGGCGATTCGACCGAGACCGCCCAGTTCCAGCGCTCGACCAAGCTTCAGGCGGCCGAGTGA
- a CDS encoding ABC transporter substrate-binding protein, with protein sequence MKAVLHSLAVVAALGLSAVAAKADVVVSSKIDTEGSVLGNIILQVLSANGIKTQDRIQLGATPVVRKAITAGEIDIYPEYTGNAGFFFNKADDPVWKDAAKGYETAKKLDYDANKIVWLTPSPANNTWAIAVRKDVAGPNKLASMSDFGKWVAGGGNVVLAASAEFVNSAAALPAFQKAYDFKMKPEQLIVLSGGDTAATIKAAAEQTNKANAAMVYGTDGGIAPSGLVVMADDKSVQPVYAPAPIIREAVLKENPKIADLLKPVFESLDLETLQKLNARVQVGGEAAKTVAADYLKSKGFAK encoded by the coding sequence ATGAAAGCTGTTCTGCACTCTCTGGCCGTCGTTGCGGCCCTCGGCCTGTCTGCGGTCGCGGCCAAGGCCGACGTCGTGGTTTCCTCCAAGATCGACACGGAAGGGTCGGTTCTCGGCAACATCATCCTGCAGGTCCTGAGCGCCAATGGCATCAAGACCCAGGACCGGATCCAGCTCGGCGCGACCCCTGTGGTGCGCAAGGCGATCACGGCCGGCGAGATCGATATCTATCCCGAATATACGGGCAATGCGGGCTTCTTCTTCAACAAGGCCGACGACCCGGTCTGGAAGGATGCCGCGAAGGGCTACGAAACGGCCAAGAAGCTCGATTACGACGCCAACAAGATCGTCTGGCTGACGCCGTCTCCGGCCAACAACACCTGGGCCATCGCGGTGCGCAAGGACGTTGCCGGACCCAACAAGCTCGCCAGCATGTCGGATTTCGGCAAATGGGTGGCGGGCGGCGGCAACGTGGTGCTCGCGGCTTCGGCGGAGTTCGTAAACTCTGCCGCTGCGCTGCCGGCCTTCCAGAAGGCCTACGACTTCAAGATGAAGCCGGAGCAGCTCATCGTGCTCTCGGGCGGCGACACCGCCGCGACCATTAAGGCGGCGGCCGAGCAGACCAACAAGGCCAATGCCGCCATGGTCTACGGAACGGATGGAGGCATCGCGCCCTCCGGCCTCGTGGTGATGGCGGACGACAAGAGCGTCCAGCCTGTCTATGCGCCGGCGCCGATCATCCGCGAGGCGGTGCTGAAGGAGAATCCCAAGATCGCCGATCTCCTCAAGCCGGTCTTCGAATCCCTCGATCTCGAAACCCTGCAGAAGCTCAATGCCCGCGTGCAGGTCGGCGGTGAGGCCGCGAAGACGGTTGCGGCCGACTACCTGAAGTCCAAAGGCTTCGCCAAATAG
- a CDS encoding ABC transporter permease has protein sequence MALALLWLPFVTYRANRIVSGEPRLLLQALPLAVAMAVAGILVIVACIAVLGRRPWVRLAAAVIGLVVVVPAVGLSAGYVTPPENDFARVSPASGFWLLVLSLGLLIADSLTRLRFGPWARLGALAIAAGAVALLLVSGAWHDLSLLKEYATRADSFWREAERHVFLALGSVAAAVAIGLPVGVLCHRRPALRGPLLQGLNIVQTIPSIALFGMLMVPLGFLAAQVPLAAALGIRGIGAAPAALALFLYALLPIVANTVIGLDQVPATVVDAARGMGMSRRQRLMQVKLPLALPIILTGIRIVLVQNLGLATIAALIGGGGLGTFVFQGVGQTAMDLVLLGAIPTVALSFAAAVILDAIIDLTGRTRS, from the coding sequence ATGGCGCTTGCGCTCCTCTGGCTGCCATTCGTGACCTATCGGGCGAACCGCATCGTCTCAGGCGAGCCGCGGCTGCTGCTGCAGGCCCTTCCGCTTGCGGTCGCGATGGCCGTCGCCGGAATCCTGGTGATCGTCGCCTGTATCGCGGTTTTAGGGCGGAGGCCGTGGGTCCGGCTAGCGGCCGCCGTGATCGGCCTTGTCGTCGTCGTGCCGGCGGTCGGCTTGTCGGCTGGCTACGTGACGCCGCCGGAAAACGACTTCGCGCGCGTCTCACCCGCATCGGGCTTCTGGCTCCTGGTCCTGTCCCTCGGCCTTCTGATCGCCGATTCGCTCACGCGCCTGCGCTTCGGGCCCTGGGCGCGCCTCGGCGCCCTGGCGATTGCGGCCGGAGCCGTGGCGCTCCTGCTCGTCTCCGGCGCCTGGCACGACCTGTCACTGCTGAAGGAATATGCGACCCGCGCCGACAGCTTCTGGCGCGAGGCCGAGCGGCATGTCTTCCTGGCCCTGGGCTCCGTCGCGGCCGCAGTCGCGATTGGCCTGCCGGTGGGGGTTCTCTGCCACAGGAGGCCCGCCCTGCGCGGGCCCCTGCTCCAGGGGCTCAACATCGTGCAGACGATCCCGAGCATCGCCCTCTTCGGCATGCTCATGGTGCCCCTCGGCTTCCTGGCCGCGCAGGTGCCGCTTGCAGCCGCCTTGGGGATCCGCGGCATCGGTGCGGCGCCTGCCGCCCTGGCGCTTTTCCTCTATGCGCTCCTGCCCATCGTGGCCAACACGGTCATCGGCCTCGACCAAGTGCCCGCGACAGTGGTCGATGCGGCGCGCGGCATGGGGATGTCGCGGCGCCAGCGGTTGATGCAGGTGAAGCTGCCGCTCGCCCTGCCCATCATCCTGACAGGCATCCGGATCGTGCTTGTCCAGAATCTGGGCCTCGCGACCATCGCGGCGCTCATCGGCGGCGGCGGCCTCGGCACCTTCGTGTTCCAAGGCGTAGGGCAGACCGCTATGGACCTCGTGCTGCTCGGCGCGATCCCGACCGTGGCCCTGTCCTTTGCGGCTGCCGTGATCCTCGACGCAATCATCGATCTGACCGGGAGAACACGCTCGTGA
- a CDS encoding ABC transporter ATP-binding protein translates to MIEIEHLTKHYGETVVVDDVSMQMREGTITAIVGTSGAGKSTLLRMINRLVEPTSGRVLIDGQDTMSIPEDALRHRIGYVIQGHGLFPHRTVAGNIATVPRLLGWDTKRIAGRVDELLNLFQLDPAEFAGKYPHELSGGQQQRVGVARALAARPALLLMDEPFGALDPVIRSKAQDDLLAIQRRLGTTVVLVTHDMEEAFRLGYRIAVMDGARLLQDGTAAELLAHPAEGFVERLVGTADRPFRLLSLASVRDALEPGFAEGEPVEASTNLRDALSNLVWTGRDALPVVDETGVILGRVGIDGILAHGRRPE, encoded by the coding sequence GTGATCGAGATCGAGCACCTCACCAAGCATTACGGCGAGACCGTCGTCGTCGATGACGTCAGCATGCAGATGCGGGAGGGCACCATCACGGCCATCGTCGGCACCTCGGGGGCCGGCAAGTCGACCCTGCTGCGCATGATCAACCGCCTGGTCGAGCCGACATCCGGGCGCGTGCTCATCGACGGGCAGGACACCATGTCGATTCCCGAGGATGCGCTCCGGCACCGCATCGGTTACGTGATTCAGGGGCATGGACTCTTTCCCCACCGCACGGTCGCGGGCAACATCGCCACGGTGCCGCGCCTGCTGGGCTGGGACACCAAGCGGATCGCCGGGCGCGTCGATGAACTCCTGAACCTTTTCCAGCTCGATCCGGCGGAGTTCGCCGGAAAATACCCTCACGAGCTGTCAGGCGGACAGCAGCAGCGCGTCGGCGTCGCGCGGGCGCTCGCGGCGCGGCCTGCGCTCCTTCTCATGGACGAGCCCTTCGGCGCCCTCGATCCGGTGATCCGCAGCAAGGCGCAGGACGATCTCCTGGCGATCCAGCGGCGGCTCGGCACCACCGTCGTTCTGGTGACGCACGACATGGAGGAGGCCTTCCGCCTGGGCTACAGGATCGCCGTGATGGACGGCGCGCGCCTCCTGCAGGACGGCACCGCCGCCGAGCTGCTCGCGCACCCGGCGGAGGGCTTCGTCGAACGCCTCGTGGGCACGGCCGACCGGCCCTTCAGGCTCCTGTCCCTGGCGAGCGTGCGGGATGCGCTCGAGCCGGGCTTCGCCGAGGGCGAGCCGGTCGAGGCCTCGACCAACCTGCGCGATGCCCTGTCGAACCTTGTCTGGACGGGCCGCGATGCCCTTCCGGTGGTCGACGAGACCGGGGTCATCCTCGGGCGGGTCGGCATCGACGGCATCCTGGCTCACGGGCGGCGCCCTGAATGA
- a CDS encoding ABC transporter permease, translating into MRTRAIALRLAALALLVVFVAAPQLFAFAFEPLTENGAPAIYNQGSLLFLTFSHLRTVFAAVAASTIVAVLLGIFVTRPSGMEFLPLSRSIVNIGQTFPPVAVLAVAVPLVGFGEAPTLIALFLYGLLPIFENTLGGLTQVSPTVLDAAKGMGLSPRQRLLQVELPLALPVILAGIRLSAIINLGTATIGSTVAAKGLGEVIIAGLQSDNMAFILQGGLVVAVLAALIHDAFTLAERAIARRLGSPSRA; encoded by the coding sequence ATGAGAACGCGGGCTATCGCCCTGCGCCTTGCGGCGCTCGCTCTGCTCGTCGTCTTCGTGGCGGCGCCGCAGCTCTTCGCCTTCGCGTTCGAGCCCCTGACCGAGAACGGCGCGCCCGCGATCTACAACCAGGGCAGCCTTCTCTTCCTGACCTTCTCGCATCTGCGCACGGTGTTCGCGGCCGTGGCGGCCAGCACAATCGTGGCGGTGCTGCTCGGGATCTTCGTTACGCGGCCGTCCGGCATGGAGTTCCTGCCCCTGTCGCGGAGCATCGTGAATATCGGGCAGACCTTTCCGCCCGTCGCGGTGCTGGCCGTAGCCGTGCCCCTCGTGGGTTTCGGCGAGGCGCCGACCCTCATCGCCCTGTTCCTCTACGGATTGCTGCCGATCTTCGAGAACACCCTCGGCGGGCTGACCCAGGTGTCGCCGACGGTTCTCGATGCCGCCAAGGGCATGGGCCTGTCGCCGCGCCAGCGGCTCCTTCAGGTGGAGCTGCCGCTGGCCCTGCCGGTCATCCTCGCGGGCATCCGGCTCTCCGCCATCATCAATCTCGGAACCGCCACCATCGGCTCCACGGTTGCCGCGAAGGGCCTCGGCGAGGTTATCATCGCCGGCCTGCAATCGGACAACATGGCGTTCATCCTCCAGGGCGGCCTCGTGGTGGCGGTGCTGGCGGCCCTCATCCACGACGCGTTCACGCTGGCCGAACGGGCGATTGCCCGCAGGCTCGGATCGCCGAGCCGCGCATAG
- a CDS encoding isoaspartyl peptidase/L-asparaginase family protein, translated as MSGSASPDNDFVLAIHGGAGTILRSKMTPEREAAYHAGLQRALEAGRAVLAEGGAALDAVTAAVMALENEPLFNAGRGAVYTSAGKQEMDAAVMDGRDRAAGAVAGVCGPRNPILAARAVMEKSDHVFLIGESALAFCRAQGLDFAEPDYFFTQQRWDALQETLAMRKSGADDQDESRKHGTVGAVAKDRHGNLAAATSTGGMTAKMPGRVGDSPVIGAGTWADNETCAVSGTGHGEIFIRYAAGHEIASLMRYAGRSLEESARTVVMDMLAPAGGSGGVIAVGRDGSVSLPFNCSGMYRGYVRGDNVLRTAIYDEPFRETR; from the coding sequence ATGTCCGGTTCTGCATCCCCCGACAACGATTTCGTCCTTGCCATTCATGGCGGCGCCGGCACCATCCTGCGCAGCAAGATGACACCGGAGCGCGAGGCCGCCTATCACGCCGGCCTGCAACGCGCACTCGAGGCCGGGCGCGCCGTGCTGGCCGAAGGTGGCGCGGCGCTCGATGCCGTCACGGCCGCCGTGATGGCCCTGGAGAACGAGCCTCTCTTCAACGCAGGCCGCGGCGCGGTCTACACCTCGGCCGGAAAGCAGGAGATGGACGCGGCCGTCATGGACGGGCGGGACCGGGCCGCGGGCGCCGTCGCGGGCGTGTGCGGGCCGCGCAATCCCATCCTGGCCGCCCGGGCCGTGATGGAGAAATCCGATCACGTGTTCCTCATCGGCGAGAGCGCCCTGGCCTTCTGCCGGGCGCAGGGCCTGGATTTCGCAGAGCCTGATTATTTCTTTACCCAGCAGCGCTGGGACGCTCTTCAGGAAACCCTGGCGATGCGCAAGTCCGGTGCCGACGATCAGGACGAATCCCGCAAGCACGGCACGGTCGGCGCCGTCGCGAAGGACCGGCACGGCAACCTGGCCGCCGCGACTTCGACCGGCGGCATGACCGCGAAGATGCCCGGGCGCGTCGGCGACAGCCCCGTGATCGGCGCCGGGACCTGGGCCGACAACGAGACCTGCGCGGTCTCCGGCACGGGACACGGAGAGATCTTCATCCGCTATGCGGCCGGTCACGAGATCGCGTCGCTCATGCGCTATGCGGGTCGCAGCCTCGAGGAGTCCGCCCGCACGGTCGTGATGGACATGCTGGCGCCGGCCGGAGGCTCGGGCGGCGTGATCGCGGTCGGCCGCGACGGCTCTGTCTCGCTGCCCTTCAACTGCTCCGGCATGTACCGGGGCTATGTGCGGGGCGACAATGTCCTGCGCACGGCGATCTACGACGAGCCCTTCCGGGAAACCCGCTGA
- a CDS encoding P1 family peptidase: MSTSLRARDMGLACGSLPTGPRNSLSDVPGVTIGHRTLHDGDLRTGVTAILPHAGNVYREKPVAAVHVLNGFGKSAGLVQVEELGTLETPILLTNTLSVGTCATALVRHAVAANPDIGRETATVNPLVFECNDGWLNDIQALAVTEEDARAALDAASPDFAVGAVGAGCGMSTFGFKGGIGTSSRRVNLDGRDFHLGVLVLSNFGRAGDLRLPDGTRVSPEMARDPAKDPALETEKGSIIIIAATDIPLNDRQLKRVIRRSGVGLARLGSFWGHGSGDIALGFTTGNIVHHDEEAALVEQCMLNENRIDLLFEAMADVTQEAILDALVAAGPMTGRDGHHRPGLSDALKHLSGKV; the protein is encoded by the coding sequence ATGAGCACATCACTCCGCGCCCGCGACATGGGCCTTGCCTGTGGATCCCTTCCGACCGGGCCGCGCAACAGCCTGAGCGACGTCCCCGGAGTGACGATCGGCCATCGCACGCTCCATGACGGCGACCTCCGCACGGGCGTCACCGCCATCCTGCCCCATGCGGGCAATGTCTATCGGGAGAAGCCCGTCGCGGCCGTCCACGTGCTGAACGGCTTCGGCAAGAGCGCGGGTCTCGTGCAGGTGGAGGAGCTCGGCACACTCGAGACCCCGATCCTGCTCACCAACACGCTCTCGGTCGGCACCTGCGCGACGGCGCTGGTCCGCCATGCGGTCGCGGCCAACCCCGATATCGGCCGCGAGACCGCGACCGTGAATCCACTGGTCTTCGAGTGCAACGATGGCTGGCTCAACGACATCCAGGCGCTCGCGGTGACCGAGGAGGACGCACGCGCCGCCCTCGATGCCGCCTCCCCTGATTTCGCGGTCGGCGCCGTGGGCGCGGGCTGCGGCATGAGCACCTTCGGCTTCAAGGGCGGCATCGGCACATCCTCGCGTCGCGTGAACCTCGACGGCCGGGATTTCCATCTCGGCGTGCTCGTTCTTTCGAATTTCGGCCGCGCCGGAGATTTGCGCCTACCCGACGGAACCAGGGTCTCGCCCGAAATGGCCCGAGATCCGGCCAAGGACCCGGCCCTGGAGACCGAGAAGGGCTCCATCATCATCATCGCGGCGACGGACATTCCCCTGAACGACCGGCAGCTCAAGCGGGTCATCCGCCGCTCGGGCGTCGGTCTCGCGCGCCTCGGCTCCTTCTGGGGCCACGGCAGCGGCGACATCGCGCTCGGCTTCACGACGGGGAACATCGTGCATCACGACGAGGAGGCCGCGCTGGTCGAGCAATGCATGCTCAACGAGAACCGGATCGACCTTCTGTTCGAGGCCATGGCCGACGTCACGCAGGAAGCGATCCTTGATGCGCTCGTCGCCGCCGGCCCGATGACAGGCCGGGACGGCCACCACCGCCCCGGGCTGAGCGACGCCCTCAAACACCTCTCAGGAAAAGTGTGA
- a CDS encoding polysaccharide deacetylase: MDDIGTQPWTWTEETWRRKVDHVRAGRPMKPARWKNGARCAVAFSFDSDHETNELRDGGKSIGRMSQGQYGNRQGVPRILDALKKYDAKATFFVPAVAALLYEDEQRRVVAEGHEIGIHGWIHELNSQLPYEIERDLMFRATDTLERITGVRPVGLRTPSWDFSPDTLRIERELGLLYDSSLMADDDPYELLEKGEPTGIVELPVEWIRDDAVYFNMHRFNGLRPHTPPTAVYDIFFREFERAYEEGGLFLLTMHPHVTGYRSRIWILEKLLAEITQRPDVWVATHADIAAYVKAECP; the protein is encoded by the coding sequence ATGGACGATATCGGCACCCAGCCATGGACCTGGACGGAAGAGACGTGGCGCCGGAAGGTGGACCACGTTCGCGCCGGCCGGCCGATGAAGCCTGCCCGCTGGAAGAACGGCGCGCGCTGCGCCGTGGCCTTCTCGTTCGATTCCGATCACGAGACCAACGAGCTGCGCGACGGCGGAAAGTCCATCGGCCGCATGTCACAGGGACAGTACGGCAACCGCCAGGGCGTGCCGCGCATCCTCGACGCGCTGAAAAAGTATGACGCGAAGGCCACCTTCTTCGTGCCGGCCGTCGCGGCCCTGCTCTACGAGGACGAGCAGCGCCGAGTGGTCGCCGAAGGGCACGAGATCGGGATCCACGGCTGGATCCACGAGCTCAACAGCCAGCTGCCTTATGAGATCGAACGCGACCTCATGTTCCGCGCCACTGACACCCTGGAGCGCATCACGGGCGTGCGCCCCGTCGGACTTCGCACGCCGTCCTGGGATTTCAGCCCCGATACGCTGCGCATCGAGCGCGAGCTCGGGCTTCTCTATGATTCGTCCTTGATGGCCGACGATGATCCTTACGAGCTCCTCGAAAAGGGCGAGCCGACCGGAATCGTGGAATTGCCCGTGGAATGGATCCGCGACGACGCGGTCTATTTCAACATGCACCGGTTCAACGGCCTGCGTCCGCACACGCCGCCCACCGCCGTCTACGACATCTTCTTCCGGGAATTCGAGCGCGCCTATGAAGAGGGAGGCCTCTTCCTGCTCACCATGCATCCGCACGTGACGGGCTATCGCTCGCGCATCTGGATCCTCGAAAAGCTCCTGGCCGAGATCACCCAGCGTCCGGACGTGTGGGTCGCCACCCATGCGGACATCGCCGCCTATGTGAAGGCAGAGTGCCCGTGA
- a CDS encoding SDR family NAD(P)-dependent oxidoreductase: MKLDFTDRRIVVTGAAQGIGRAIVQSFAQEGAKVWALDLDREGLKVAADAGANATRVLDLSERSAVADVMAEMAETLGGIDILVNCAGGVRGQVAKPIEEVSEPEWLVLFEANVHGAFWCSQGVAPHMKRGGFGRIVNISSGAGLRPSLTGIQGYTAAKHALVGLTKQLSFELGPFGITVNSVAPGFVLSNPATQRQWESYGPEGQARLVEGIHTRRLGRPQDIAETVMFLASDAAGWISGQILSVDGGRS; this comes from the coding sequence ATGAAACTCGACTTCACCGACCGTCGCATCGTCGTCACCGGCGCCGCCCAGGGCATCGGCCGGGCCATCGTGCAATCCTTTGCGCAGGAGGGTGCCAAGGTCTGGGCGCTCGACCTCGACCGGGAGGGCCTGAAGGTTGCGGCGGATGCGGGAGCGAACGCCACGCGCGTCCTCGACCTCTCAGAGCGCTCGGCCGTCGCCGACGTCATGGCCGAGATGGCCGAGACGCTCGGCGGCATCGACATCCTCGTCAATTGCGCGGGCGGTGTCCGCGGCCAGGTGGCGAAGCCCATCGAGGAGGTGAGCGAGCCGGAATGGCTGGTTCTCTTCGAGGCCAATGTGCATGGGGCCTTCTGGTGCTCGCAGGGGGTGGCGCCGCACATGAAGCGCGGCGGGTTCGGGCGCATCGTCAACATCTCGTCGGGAGCGGGCCTGCGCCCCAGCCTGACCGGGATCCAGGGCTACACGGCCGCGAAACACGCGCTCGTGGGCCTGACGAAGCAGCTGAGCTTCGAGCTCGGCCCCTTCGGCATCACGGTGAACAGCGTCGCGCCCGGCTTCGTCCTCTCCAACCCTGCGACCCAGCGGCAATGGGAGAGCTACGGCCCGGAAGGCCAGGCGCGCCTGGTGGAGGGCATCCACACCCGCCGTCTCGGACGGCCGCAGGACATCGCCGAGACGGTGATGTTCCTGGCCTCCGACGCGGCCGGGTGGATCTCCGGACAAATCCTGTCGGTGGACGGCGGACGCTCTTGA
- a CDS encoding ketopantoate reductase family protein, translating to MSSDTILIWGAGAIGGTLGAYLARAGEDVLLVDIVAPHVEAMNRDGLSIEGPVETFRQAVKAVTPDTVTGQFKRIILAVKAHHTRDAVRALMPHLAPDGSVLSAQNGLNELVIAEEIGPERTVGCFVNFGADWLEPGRILFGNRATVAVGEIDGSTTPRTQDYHRLLSILEPNAVLTDNIWGYLWGKLGYGAMLFATALTPASMSENLASEKHFPVFDRLGREVMAVALARGVSPLGFNGFDPAAFMPGADETAARRSVAAMAEFNRHTAKTHSGIWRDLAVRKRKTEVDAQIAIISQLGREAGIATPTIDKLVTLIHDIEENRREQSWATLDQLLEA from the coding sequence ATGAGCTCCGATACGATTCTGATCTGGGGGGCCGGCGCCATCGGCGGCACCCTCGGCGCCTATCTCGCCCGTGCGGGCGAGGACGTGCTCCTCGTCGACATCGTGGCGCCCCATGTCGAGGCGATGAACCGCGACGGCCTGTCCATCGAGGGACCGGTCGAGACGTTCCGGCAGGCCGTGAAGGCCGTGACGCCGGATACCGTCACGGGGCAGTTCAAGCGCATCATCCTGGCCGTGAAGGCGCACCATACCCGGGATGCCGTGCGCGCCCTCATGCCTCACCTGGCGCCGGACGGCTCGGTGCTGTCGGCACAGAATGGGCTCAACGAGCTTGTCATCGCCGAGGAGATCGGTCCCGAGCGCACGGTCGGCTGCTTCGTGAATTTCGGCGCGGACTGGCTGGAGCCGGGGCGCATCCTGTTCGGCAATCGCGCGACGGTCGCGGTCGGCGAGATCGACGGCAGCACGACGCCGCGGACGCAGGACTACCATCGGCTCCTGTCGATCCTCGAGCCGAATGCCGTGCTCACGGACAACATCTGGGGTTATCTGTGGGGCAAGCTCGGCTACGGCGCCATGCTCTTCGCCACCGCGCTCACGCCGGCCTCCATGTCCGAGAACCTCGCATCCGAGAAGCACTTTCCGGTCTTCGACCGCCTCGGCCGTGAAGTGATGGCTGTGGCGCTGGCGCGCGGCGTGTCGCCGCTCGGCTTCAACGGGTTCGATCCGGCCGCCTTCATGCCCGGCGCGGACGAGACTGCGGCGCGCCGCTCCGTCGCCGCCATGGCGGAGTTCAACCGGCACACCGCCAAGACCCATTCGGGGATCTGGCGGGATCTGGCCGTGCGCAAGCGCAAGACCGAGGTGGATGCGCAGATCGCCATCATCTCGCAGCTCGGCAGGGAAGCCGGCATCGCGACGCCGACCATCGACAAGCTCGTCACGCTGATCCACGACATCGAGGAGAACCGTCGCGAGCAATCCTGGGCCACTCTCGACCAATTGTTGGAAGCATGA
- a CDS encoding creatininase family protein codes for MKICEMNWLQVEEYLKTDDRAVVPLGCTEQHAYLSLSVDSILAERVALEAAEPLGVPVFPVQAYGITPYFMAYPGTVSLKAETYLRLITDILDSLRRTGFRRILFVNGHGGNSPGQTACIEWMNQNLDCRVRFHNWWNAPKTFEKVKAIDPVASHASWMENFPWTRLEGIVQPDHQKPMADLERMRTFGPEGVREILGDGNFGGRYQRSDEDMNAIWSVAIAETRALIETW; via the coding sequence ATGAAAATTTGCGAGATGAACTGGCTTCAGGTCGAAGAATACCTGAAGACGGACGACCGCGCCGTGGTTCCGCTCGGCTGTACCGAGCAGCATGCTTATCTGAGCCTGTCCGTCGACAGCATCCTGGCCGAGCGCGTGGCCCTGGAGGCCGCGGAGCCTCTCGGCGTGCCGGTCTTTCCCGTGCAGGCTTACGGCATCACACCCTATTTCATGGCCTATCCAGGCACGGTTTCGCTGAAGGCCGAAACCTATCTCCGGCTGATCACCGACATTCTCGATTCCCTGCGCCGCACGGGCTTCCGTCGCATCCTGTTCGTCAACGGCCATGGCGGCAACAGCCCGGGCCAGACCGCCTGCATCGAGTGGATGAACCAGAATCTGGATTGCCGCGTGCGCTTCCACAACTGGTGGAACGCTCCCAAGACCTTCGAGAAGGTCAAGGCGATCGATCCGGTCGCGTCTCATGCCTCCTGGATGGAAAACTTCCCGTGGACGCGGCTTGAAGGCATCGTCCAGCCCGACCACCAGAAGCCGATGGCGGACCTCGAGCGGATGCGCACCTTCGGGCCCGAGGGCGTCCGCGAGATCCTGGGCGACGGCAATTTCGGCGGGCGCTATCAGCGCTCCGACGAGGACATGAATGCCATCTGGTCCGTCGCCATCGCCGAAACCCGTGCACTGATCGAGACCTGGTAA